Proteins encoded in a region of the Raphanus sativus cultivar WK10039 chromosome 8, ASM80110v3, whole genome shotgun sequence genome:
- the LOC108821834 gene encoding probable inactive L-type lectin-domain containing receptor kinase III.1, whose translation MAITSISFVLSIFTHLCLVSCVLSQQQETEFLHHGFLKANILNYGSAKILPSGILELTNTSRRQMGQAFHGFPIPFNNTNSSNPLSFSTSFVFSINAPGHGLVFVISPSMDFTRAMASQFLGLFNTSDNGNSTNRILAVEFDTVKSNEFLDIDGNHVGIDVNGLVSVESAPAAFFSNRQSKNISLKLSSKDPIRAWIEYNGVEMVLNVTLAPLDTSKPKLPLLSRKMNLTEIFNDKMYVGFSASTGNITSNHYVLGWSFSREGKAKEFDLTLLPSLSAPSPSDLNDFDPVFDTPSDSATANPKGTKLIIICTLVIMVVFMI comes from the coding sequence ATGGCAATTACTTCCATATCATTTGTTCTCTCCATTTTCACTCACTTATGCCTCGTTTCTTGCGTGTTAAGTCAACAACAAGAAACCGAGTTTCTTCACCATGGATTCTTAAAAGCCAATATACTAAACTACGGATCCGCAAAGATCCTCCCAAGTGGTATCTTGGAGCTAACAAACACCTCAAGGAGGCAAATGGGTCAAGCCTTTCATGGCTTCCCCATACCTTTCAACAACACTAACTCATCAAATCCACTTTCTTTCTCCACAAGTTTCGTTTTCTCAATCAACGCACCAGGTCATGGCCTAGTCTTTGTGATCTCTCCCTCCATGGACTTCACAAGAGCCATGGCGAGCCAGTTTCTCGGTCTCTTCAACACTTCAGACAACGGAAACTCAACTAATCGAATCCTCGCGGTGGAGTTTGACACGGTGAAGTCCAACGAGTTCCTTGACATCGACGGTAACCACGTGGGGATCGACGTCAACGGTTTGGTCTCTGTCGAATCTGCACCAGCTGCGTTTTTCTCGAACCGGCAAAGCAAGAACATAAGCTTGAAGCTTTCTAGCAAAGATCCGATCCGGGCTTGGATCGAATACAATGGAGTGGAGATGGTTCTCAACGTCACATTGGCTCCTCTCGACACTTCTAAACCTAAACTTCCTCTTTTGTCAAGAAAGATGAATCTTACAGAGATCTTTAACGACAAGATGTATGTCGGATTCTCAGCATCTACAGGAAACATAACGAGTAATCATTATGTTCTTGGATGGAGCTTTAGTAGAGAAGGCAAAGCAAAAGAGTTTGATCTCACTCTACTTCCTTCACTTTCAGCCCCGTCGCCATCTGATTTAAATGACTTTGATCCCGTTTTTGATACTCCTTCGGATTCAGCAACTGCAAACCCTAAGGGTACTAAACTAATCATAATCTGCACACTTGTAATTATGGTGGTCTTTATGATTTGA
- the LOC108822708 gene encoding tropinone reductase homolog At1g07450, producing the protein MDNRWSLQGMTALVTGGTKGIGYAIVEELAGFGARVHTCAREQTLLDECLNEWKVKGYQVTGSMCDVSSRPQRDELMKTVSSLFSSKLNILINNVGTLVSKPATEFTAQDFSSQIATNLESAFHFSQLAHPLLKASGCGSIVFLSSVCGVVSSGLVSIYSLTKGGMNQLARNLACEWASDGIRANSVAPWMTKTSLVQRRLDDEKYAEAIFSRTPLGRVCEPREVASLVAFLCLPAASYMTGQTICIDGGFTVNGFSYKPEV; encoded by the exons ATGGATAACCGGTGGAGTCTCCAAGGCATGACTGCTCTTGTAACCGGTGGAACCAAGGGAATTGg ATATGCGATAGTGGAAGAACTTGCTGGTTTTGGTGCAAGAGTTCACACTTGTGCTAGAGAACAAACTCTGCTTGACGAATGCTTAAATGAATGGAAAGTGAAAGGGTATCAAGTCACTGGCTCAATGTGTGATGTTTCCTCTCGACCACAGAGAGATGAGTTGATGAAGACAGTCTCTTCTCTATTCAGTAGCAAACTCAACATCCTT ATCAACAATGTTGGTACCCTTGTGTCAAAGCCGGCTACAGAATTTACAGCACAAGATTTCTCAAGTCAAATAGCTACCAATTTGGAGTCTGCTTTTCACTTCTCTCAACTGGCCCATCCTTTACTTAAGGCCTCTGGATGTGGTAGCATCGTGTTCTTGTCTTCAGTATGTGGGGTTGTCTCATCTGGTTTAGTATCCATATATAGCTTAACAAAAG GAGGCATGAATCAACTTGCAAGAAACTTAGCATGTGAATGGGCAAGTGATGGCATAAGAGCTAACTCTGTTGCTCCTTGGATGACAAAAACTTCTCTTGTCCAAAGA CGTCTTGATGACGAGAAATATGCTGAAGCTATCTTCTCAAGAACTCCATTAGGCCGTGTATGTGAGCCACGAGAGGTTGCCTCGTTGGTTGCGTTTCTTTGTCTCCCTGCAGCTTCTTATATGACAGGACAAACCATTTGTATTGATGGAGGTTTCACTGTTAATGGCTTCTCCTACAAGCCAGAGGTTTAA
- the LOC108822707 gene encoding tropinone reductase homolog At1g07450-like, translated as MDSRWSLQGMTALVTGGTKGIGFAIVEELAGFGARIHTCARDQTLLDECLNEWKVKGFQVTGSVCDVSSRPQRDELMKTVSSLFSGKLNILINNVGTIMSKPATEFTAQDFSGQVATNLESAYHLSQLAHPLLKASGFGSIVFLSSVCGVVSAGQVSIYSLTKGGMNQLARNLACEWASDGIRSNSVAPWVTRTPLAKTRLDDKKYAEAIYSRTPLGRACEPGEVASLVTFLCLPAASYITGQTICIDGGFTVNGFSYKPEV; from the exons ATGGATAGCCGGTGGAGTCTTCAAGGTATGACCGCTCTAGTAACCGGTGGAACCAAGGGGATTGg GTTTGCGATAGTGGAGGAACTTGCTGGTTTTGGTGCAAGAATTCACACGTGTGCTAGAGACCAGACTCTGCTTGATGAATGCTTAAATGAATGGAAAGTGAAAGGGTTTCAAGTCACTGGCTCAGTGTGTGATGTTTCCTCTCGACCTCAGAGAGATGAGTTGATGAAGACTGTCTCTTCTCTGTTCAGTGGCAAACTCAACATCCTT ATCAACAATGTTGGTACCATTATGTCAAAGCCGGCTACAGAGTTTACAGCACAAGATTTCTCAGGTCAAGTAGCTACAAATTTGGAGTCTGCTTATCATTTATCTCAACTGGCCCATCCTTTACTTAAGGCCTCTGGATTTGGTAGCATTGTGTTCTTGTCTTCAGTATGTGGGGTTGTCTCAGCTGGTCAAGTATCCATATACAGCTTAACAAAAG GAGGCATGAATCAACTGGCAAGAAACTTGGCATGTGAATGGGCAAGTGATGGCATAAGGTCTAACTCAGTAGCTCCTTGGGTGACTAGAACGCCTCTTGCCAAAACA CGTCTTGACGACAAGAAATATGCTGAAGCTATCTACTCAAGAACCCCATTAGGCCGTGCGTGTGAGCCGGGTGAGGTTGC CTCGCTGGTTACGTTTCTTTGTCTCCCTGCAGCTTCTTATATAACAGGACAAACCATTTGTATTGATGGAGGTTTCACTGTTAATGGCTTCTCCTACAAGCCAGAGGTTTAA
- the LOC108822706 gene encoding transcription initiation factor IIA large subunit, which produces MATTTTTSGVYIHVIEDVVSKVREEFVNNGGPGESVLSELQGIWETKMMQAGVLSGPIDRSSGQRSTPGGPLTHDLNVPYEGTEEYETPTAEMLFPPTPLQTPLPTPLPGTADNSSMYNIPTGSSDYPTPGSENGIHADVKARPSPYMQPPSPWTNPRPDVNVAYVDGRDEPERGNSSQQFTQDLFVPPSGKRKRDDSSSTQYQNGRSIPQQDGASDDMPQVNLEGDSFCITFVSERRVPRDLLCSSSKIPQADGPMPDPYDEMLSTPNIYSYQGPNEDLNEGRTPAPNEIQASTPVAAAQNDIIEDDEELLNEDDDDDELDDLESGEDMNTQHLVLAQFDKVTRTKSRWKCNLKDGIMHINDKDILFNKAAGEFDF; this is translated from the exons ATGGCTACAACGACGACAACGAGTGGTGTGTATATCCACGTCATCGAGGACGTCGTCAGCAAAGTCCGTGAGGAGTTCGTTAACAACGGAGGTCCCGGCGAGAGTGTTCTCTCCGAGCTTCAAgga ATTTGGGAGACGAAGATGATGCAAGCTGGAGTCTTGTCTGGACCAATTGACAGGTCATCGGGTCAGAGGTCAACACCTGGAGGTCCACTGACTCATGATCTTAATGTTCCTTATGAAGGTACTGAGGAGTACGAGACTCCCACTGCTGAAATGCTCTTCCCTCCG ACACCGTTGCAGACCCCACTTCCAACGCCGCTTCCGGGGACTGCTGATAACTCATCCATGTATAACATCCCCACTGGCTCCAGTGATTATCCAACTCCTGGATCTGAGAATGGAATCCATGCTGATGTCAAAGCAAGACCCAGTCCTTATATG CAACCTCCATCTCCATGGACAAATCCAAGGCCTGATGTCAATGTTG CTTATGTGGATGGCCGTGATGAGCCTGAGAGAGGGAACTCTAGTCAGCAGTTCACGCAG gACCTATTTGTACCACCTTCCGGCAAACGAAAGCGTGATGATTCTTCTTCTACACAATATCAAAATGGTCGGTCTATACCACAACAGGATGGTGCAAGCGATGATATGCCTCAG GTAAACCTTGAGGGTGATTCATTCTGCATAACCTTTGTTAGTGAAAGAAGGGTTCCACGAGATCTCCTCTGCTCATCTTCAAAGATTCCTCAAGCTGATGGGCCAATGCCTGACCCTTACGATGAAATGTTGTCGACACCAAAT ATATACAGCTATCAAGGACCCAATGAAGACTTAAACGAGGGCAGAACACCCGCTCCAAACG AGATCCAAGCGAGCACTCCTGTTGCTGCAGCACAAAACGATATCATTGAAGACGATGAAGAGCTGTtgaatgaagatgatgatgacgacgagTTAGATGACTTGGAAAGTGGTGAGGATATGAACACACAACATCTGGTTTTGGCTCAGTTTGACAAG GTAACTCGCACTAAGAGCAGGTGGAAGTGCAATCTGAAAGATGGGATCATGCATATTAACGATAAGGATATTCTCTTCAACAAA GCAGCAGGGGAGTTCGACTTCTGA
- the LOC108822050 gene encoding LOW QUALITY PROTEIN: scarecrow-like protein 14 (The sequence of the model RefSeq protein was modified relative to this genomic sequence to represent the inferred CDS: inserted 1 base in 1 codon), producing the protein MGSYSGGSLDGFDFTSEFDDLPASNQTVDSSDGFYLDDPLLNFASFDHYSSAPPPHPETYHHHPQKNNIAAAAASSGDRLSSPSDDSEFSDSVLKYISQVLMEEDMEEKPCMFHDALALQAAEKSLYEALGEHYPSSTSSMDLGAYPEKLSPDGSFPSGGGGFSDYASTTTTTSSDSHWSVDGLENNNRPSWLQTPIPSNFVFQSTSRSNSVTTSGGGNSADDLVSRMFKDSELAMQFKRGVDEASKFLPKSSQLFIDVDSYVPKNSSSEENNTSEVSVKTEKRDEADHPPPPPSNRLTGKKSHWRDEDEDLVEERSNKQSAVYVEETELSEMFDKILLCGGTGQPVCITHQKFQTESNGGGGGGAKARGKKSTGNDSKKETAADLRTLLVLCAQAVSVDDRRTANEMLRQIREHSSPLGNVSERLAHYFANSLEARLAGTGTQIYTALSSKXTSAADMLKAYQTYISVCPFKKAAIIFANHSVMRLTADAKTIHIVDFGISYGFQWPALIHRLSFRPGGPPKLRITGIELPQRGFRPAEGVDETGRRLARYCQRYKVPFEYNAIAQKWETIRVEDLKIKEGEFTVVNSLFRFKNLLDETVVVNSPRDAVLKLIRQVNPNVFIQAVLSGSYNAPFFVTRFREALFHYSALFDMCDSKLSREDEMRLMFEKEFYGREIMNVVACEGTERVERPETYKQWQARVIRAGFRQLPVEKELMQNLKAKIENGYDKNFDIDQNGNWLLQGWKGRIVYASSVWVPSSSSS; encoded by the exons ATGGGTTCTTATTCAGGTGGATCCTTAGATGGGTTCGATTTCACCAGCGAGTTTGATGATCTGCCTGCCTCGAACCAAACCGTAGATTCATCTGATGGGTTCTATCTAGATGACCCTCTCTTAAATTTCGCATCTTTCGATCATTATTCCTCTGCCCCTCCTCCTCATCCAGAGacatatcatcatcatccacaGAAGAACAACatagctgctgctgctgcatcaTCAGGAGACCGCTTGTCATCTCCATCTGATGACTCTGAGTTCTCCGACTCTGTTCTCAAGTACATAAgccaggtgcttatggaggaagaCATGGAAGAGAAGCCTTGTATGTTTCATGACGCTTTGGCTCTTCAAGCCGCTGAGAAATCTCTCTACGAAGCCCTTGGTGAACACTACCCTTCTTCTACCTCTTCTATGGATCTTGGAGCTTACCCTGAGAAACTGAGCCCTGATGGTTCTTTCCcaagtggtggtggtggtttcAGTGATTACGCAAGCACCACTACTACCACTTCCTCTGATTCACACTGGAGCGTTGATGGTTTGGAGAATAACAATAGGCCTTCTTGGTTACAGACACCCATCCCTAGTAACTTTGTGTTCCAGTCCACTTCTAGATCCAACAGCGTCACTACTAGTGGTGGTGGTAACAGTGCGGATGATTTGGTTTCGAGGATGTTCAAAGATAGTGAACTGGCTATGCAGTTCAAGAGAGGCGTTGATGAAGCTAGTAAGTTCCTTCCTAAATCATCTCAGCTCTTCATCGACGTCGATAGCTACGTCCCAAAGAACTCTAGCTCCGAGGAGAATAATACTTCTGAAGTTTCTGTTAAGACAGAGAAGAGGGATGAGGCAgatcatcctcctcctcctccttccaaCAGATTGACTGGAAAGAAAAGTCACTGGCGCGACGAAGACGAAGACTTGGTTGAAGAAAGAAGCAACAAACAATCCGCTGTCTACGTCGAAGAAACCGAGCTCTCCGAGATGTTTGATAAGATTCTCCTATGCGGCGGCACAGGTCAACCAGTATGCATTACTCACCAGAAGTTTCAAACTGAGTCaaatggaggaggaggaggaggagcaaagGCTCGTGGAAAGAAGTCAACAGGTAACGATTCCAAGAAAGAAACTGCTGCTGATCTGAGGACACTCTTGGTCCTATGCGCACAAGCAGTCTCCGTAGACGACCGCAGGACCGCCAACGAGATGCTGAGACAGATACGAGAGCATTCCTCTCCTCTAGGCAACGTCTCGGAGCGTCTAGCTCACTACTTCGCCAACAGCCTCGAAGCGCGCTTGGCCGGGACCGGCACGCAGATCTACACCGCTCTGTCTTCCA AAACGTCAGCCGCGGATATGCTAAAGGCTTACCAGACGTACATCTCCGTCTGCCCGTTCAAGAAAGCCGCCATCATATTCGCTAACCACAGCGTCATGCGTCTCACCGCTGACGCCAAGACCATCCATATCGTGGATTTCGGGATCTCTTACGGCTTCCAGTGGCCTGCGTTGATCCACCGTCTCTCGTTCAGACCCGGTGGTCCTCCTAAGCTGAGGATCACCGGGATTGAGCTCCCTCAGCGGGGGTTTAGACCCGCTGAGGGAGTTGACGAGACAGGCCGTCGCTTGGCTCGTTACTGTCAGAGGTACAAGGTTCCGTTTGAGTACAATGCGATAGCTCAGAAGTGGGAGACTATCAGAGTCGAAGACTTGAAGATCAAGGAAGGAGAGTTTACCGTTGTCAACTCTCTGTTCCGTTTCAAGAACCTTTTGGATGAGACAGTTGTTGTGAACAGCCCTAGAGACGCGGTGTTGAAGCTGATAAGGCAAGTTAACCCTAACGTCTTCATCCAGGCCGTGCTGAGCGGCTCCTACAACGCGCCGTTCTTTGTCACTAGGTTTAGAGAAGCCTTGTTTCATTACTCGGCGCTGTTTGACATGTGTGACTCGAAGCTGAGTAGGGAGGACGAGATGAGGCTGATGTTTGAGAAGGAGTTCTACGGGAGAGAGATCATGAACGTGGTGGCTTGCGAAGGGACGGAGAGAGTGGAGAGGCCTGAGACGTATAAGCAGTGGCAGGCGAGGGTGATCAGAGCAGGGTTTAGGCAGCTTCCGGTGGAGAAGGAGCTGATGCAGAATCTGAAGGCGAAGATTGAGAACGGGTATGATAAGAATTTCGATATTGATCAGAATGGGAACTGGTTGCTTCAGGGTTGGAAAGGTAGGATCGTGTATGCTTCGTCTGTTTGggttccttcttcttcttcttcttga